The following is a genomic window from Mus pahari unplaced genomic scaffold, PAHARI_EIJ_v1.1 scaffold_15079_1, whole genome shotgun sequence.
TTACCTTTGTGGTTCTGTATAAAATTTGAATCTGATCTAATCAAAATAACATGACACTTTGGGACAAAGATACACATTAGCAACCCTGCACTAGAAGTCAAGATGGAGAAAACCTCCACAACCAACAAGACATTCCCCCTGGTGCTGTggtagacagggaggaaggagatcCAGACATTGCAGAACAAGAGCATGCTGAAAGTTAGGAACTTGGTTTCATTGAATGTGTCAGGAACTTTCCTAGCCAGGAAAGCCACAGTGAAGCCCCCAAGAGCCAAGGAACCCAAGTATCCCAGGACAATGCGAAAGGCAATGACAGAGCCTTTCTTGCAAAGAATGACAGTCTTCCCATGTTCAGATTGTTTATCCCTGTCAATAAATGGAGGAGATGTTACCAAGCAGATTCCACAGACAGCAAGTTGGATTAGGGTACAAATAGGAATGACCAACTTAGGTGCCCC
Proteins encoded in this region:
- the LOC110315106 gene encoding vomeronasal type-2 receptor 116-like; the protein is MAFKLTTPGRSLRGMTITGAPKLVIPICTLIQLAVCGICLVTSPPFIDRDKQSEHGKTVILCKKGSVIAFRIVLGYLGSLALGGFTVAFLARKVPDTFNETKFLTFSMLLFCNVWISFLPVYHSTRGNVLLVVEVFSILTSSAGLLMCIFVPKCHVILIRSDSNFIQNHKGKLLY